Below is a genomic region from Culicoides brevitarsis isolate CSIRO-B50_1 chromosome 2, AGI_CSIRO_Cbre_v1, whole genome shotgun sequence.
AAAATCAAGGCTTTGAAGATTTTCAAGAATTCCTCGACTTATTGGGAGGGAAAAGCTGATGCGGAGTCTCTTCAACGTGTTTATGGCATCTCGTTTCCCGATGCGAAACAACTTAAGGAATGGGAAAAGATTCAAGAGGAAGCTGCGAAACGAGATCATCGCAAACTTGGCAAGGAACAAGAACTTTTCTTCTTCCACGAATTGTCGCCGGGCTCGTGTTTCTTCCAACCGAAGGGCGCACATATCTACAACACGCTCGTCGAATTTATTCGGAAGGAATATCGCAAGCGAGGCTTTCAAGAAGTCGTTTCGCCAAACATTTACAATGCGAAGCTGTGGCAAACATCGGGACATTGGCAGCATTATGCGGAAAATATGTTCTCGTTCGAAGTTGAGAAGGAAAAGTACGCCTTGAAGCCCATGAATTGCCCCGGACATTGTTTGATCTTCGATCATCGTAATCGTTCGTGGCGCGAATTGCCTTTGAGGATGGCAGATTTCGGGGTTTTGCACAGAAATGAGTATTCGGGAGCCTTGACGGGACTTACTCGAGTACGGAGATTCCAACAAGATGATGCCCATATCTTCTGTACGCCGGATCAGATTAAACAGGAAATCGTAAGTagctatttttatattttttactataaaataatcattgaaaattaattcaacaatttttaaaaaaataataatttattatttatttttttttaattttgaaaataaaatttaaaaaataatttaattatttaaataaaaattaattattaaattaaattaaatcattgcattaaaataataatttattaagataaaaaattattttttgtagaaaaaatttttttttataactttcaatttttttaattatttttcaaaaaataaaataaaaaaaaatcgagctaaataaattacaagtaaaagaaaagaaaaattaattaacgattaaaatttgagaaaaattatttttaattttaattttattttttttcctcaaagtttactactatttttttattctaatttttattcttttttttgtaaaaaaattatttaaaaattagaaattcatacaaaattaatttttttttattttttatgaatatttttattttttaaaaaaattgtaattatttttaacttttaattaatttcaaaacatttttagttttcagataattttttaaaaatatttttaattaattttatttctttgaacaaatttttgataaaaaatatttttttttatttttttttttagaatggatgCCTCGATTTCTTGCGTTCCGTGTACACAAAATTCGGATTTACCTTCAAGTGTGTCCTTTCAACACGCCCCGAGAAATTCTTGGGCGAAATTGCTGTTTGGGATGATGCTGAAAAGGCTCTTAGCGAAGCTCTCGACAACTTTGGGCAAGAATGGAAGTTAAATCCGGGCGATGGCGCCTTTTATGGACCCAAAATCGACATTACCATTCATGACGCGCTCAAACGTGCTCATCAATGCGCAACTATCCAACTCGATTTCCAACTCCCAATCCGCTTCGATTTGGGTTACGTTTCCGACACAGGCGAAAGAAAGCGTCCCGTTATCATTCATCGCGCCATTCTCGGATCTGTCGAACGCATGATTGCtattttaacggaaaattaCGCAGGAAAATGGCCTTTCTGGTTGTCGCCGCGACAAGTTATGGTTGTGCCTGTTGCCCCGTTGTACAACGAATATGCGCAAAATGTGACAAAGAGACTTTTCGAAGCTGGATTCATGGCAGAGAGTGATACTGACACCGGCGACACGATGAATAAGAAGATTCGAAATGCACAGTTGGCACAATATAACTTCATTttgggtaaaaatatttaatttttgtcttcaaaaaataattttttaatgaaattttaatttttttagttgtcgGCGAGAAGGAAAAGACGTCAGAAACCGTAAATGTTCGTACAAGAGACAACAAAGTACATGGCGAAGTCTCCGTTGACGAgttaatccaaaaattaaacaagattCGTGATGATTTCGTGATCGGAGAAGATACTTTCTAAATGAAATCGCTCATTAACCGTCGTACTACTAACATTTATCcttaaaaaacgtaaattataaataaaattcttgctTCATCTTACAAACgaactaaatttttgctttttattgcaattttaaactattttagaCCTCATCAACCAACTTGAATCGATTATGCTGAGGTAAGGGGATGATattaaacacttttttgtaGATGGTTTGTCCTTCTCTGCCCGCATAATTGTGTTTAATGAACGTATGATCCCAATTTGGGTCGATTTTCTCACAAGACATCACAACTCGACCATGTTCCAAGGCAAAAAGATTTCCATTTTTACCGATTCCAACctaaaaaatcctcaaattgatcaaaaaaacgaaaaatttcgaagaaaaatcaaaaattacgttCAATCCGGGATGAAATCTCATCTGCATAAACTGCATTGCCAAAATTGAGCCTTGTGAAACATATTCGCCATCCCAAACTTTTATTCCGCGATGTTTTCCTTTCGTCTTCGACTTGCGATTTCTCGTCGAGCCAGCAGTCTTTTTACTCGCATTACGAATCGTTTctgaaaaatctcaaattttaacaattttcaactCGAGAAAAAGGAAAACTCACGTAAAACTGTGTCGTTGGTTTGCAACAACTTCGATTTTACAGCTTCGAGGATGCGGAAActcattttttaaggaaaaatcctCGCGAGTTTCAATATTTATGTGTCAAACAAACGTCAAGTAGTTGTCAAAGTGCTGAAAAAACGACAACATCACCGGATTTCGtctttttcgtttgtttttgaGGGATTTTGAGGCAATTTATCAGgcaatttgtgtgaaaaaatgtccaaaaaaCTGATCCGTGTGCTCATAATAGCATTCATCCTTGTGATATTTTGGCTTATCTTCCAATATATGCAAGAAAAGCAATTCGAGGTTTGTTGACTTTTTCGTTTTACGTGTAATTTTTCACTGATTCGTCacttttttaccaaaatttataGGAGGAACAATTGGATTTCAAGCCGGCGGGAGCTCCCGTTGTCGTTACTGTCTTCTACGAAGTCCTTTGCCCGGATTCCAAGAACTTTGTTGTGAAGCAATTGTCGACGGCATACAAGAAACTACCTCATTTAGTCGATATCGCCTACGTTCCTTATGGCAAAGCCATCACGCGTGTTACCAAAGACGGAAGTCTCGAGTTTGATTGTCAACATGGGCCCATCGAGTGCGAAGGAAACATCGTTCATGCTTGCACCGTTGATGTCATTGCCGATCCAACGATGCGTATAAATCTCGTCGCTTGCATGATCGCGGATAATATGCTGCCCAAAGACTCATTCCATCGATGCGCCAAAGAATTTGGCGTTCACGAAACAGAAAGCACAAAAATTATCGCGTGTTCAGAGTCGCCGCATGGCAAGGAGCTGCTCAAAGTGTATGGCGAACAAACAGCAGCGCTCAGACCAAAAATCAGCTTCATTCCAACTGTGTTGCTGGATGGCTCGCAACGAAGTCAAGCAgcgattttgaagaatttgaaaCAGGAAATTTGCGAAGTGTTGACGAATAGAGGGACACCGCCCGAAGTTTGCACTTGATATAATCCGTTTGAGGGATTGTTCGATGCATGGGATAGTTTCAAATCGCACTTTAAGCTAAGGaaattctcttaattttttctctgagATTCAAGACTGTGTAAATATGGACTTGTTTTCTTATTAAGTAAGTCGATgcaataattgaaaatgttttgaatttcgaaaaattgagagaaaaagtcatttcgagatcgaaaaatttcatttccagattaaaaaatttacttaaaaagctaaaaattcattgtatgaactaaaaaattcattttgtgatctacaaattttatttcgagatagaaaaagttcatttcaagagctataAATTCACTTcatgaactaaaaaattcatttcgagatctaaaaatttttttcgagatagaaaaagttcatttcaaaagCTATAAATTCACTTcatgaactaaaaaattcatttcgagatctaaaaatttttttcgagatagaaaaagttcattttaagagctaaaaattcacttcatgaactaaaaaattcatttcgagatctaaaaatttttttcgagatagaaaaagttcattttaagagctaaaaattcacttcatgaactaaaaaattcatttcgagatctaaaaatttttttcgagatagaaaaagttcattttaagagctaaaaatttattttataaaaaaaaaattatttctaagtCGAACATGCATtccatgaaacaaaaattccattttgatatcaaaaatataaaactaaaattttactaaatgtttattttaagagcTTGGCAGCTCacttcgagatcgaaaaacttaattttaaaatttttaaactcatttcgagacttaaaaattaaatttcaagattGAAAAATGCacttcaagagctaaaaattcattttatggaatttgaaagttcatttcgacttctaaataatttgtttcgagatcgaaaaatttcatttcgagatcgaaaaaataaatatgaagaaatttaaaacattttcaattattgcATCGACcttatttgttgttgtataaatatttaaacaattttttttgtaaatcgaTTGATATTGATGCCATAGAAAGGAAAGAAAATACttaaaggaaataaattttatttatcatcataGCATATCGAGTGTTAAAATTACTTAGTTGACATCCATTTGTTCTCCTTTGGGAATCGAATCGTTAATTTCGTTGAACAAATACGCATCTTGATGCTCCTTCATGATGTTGCTCGAAcgattttcatccaaaaagaGATTAAAAACCTTCTTCACGTCTTCCATCAAAACTTCCGTTGCCTTACGACGCTTCGCTACCAAATTACTCGTCGTGATAAGTTGGATGGCATACCGCAAACTTGTTTCGATACCAATTTTAGTGAGAATAGTCAACGCATTTTCGTGCATTTGACAATCTTCTTCTTCGCAAcgaatcttcaaaatttctttcactTCTTTTTCGGTGTAGGGAACTGTGCGAATGATTATCATGCGATCGAGTAAATCGATTGGAATGCCATGAGGACTGCGATAGTTCGTGCCACGAATACGAGTGATGCCCCGATTTGTTGCCATGATGACAACGGGAGCCATATCCGATTCCAAAGCGCGATTCAAGTACGAGAAACACTCGATGTCGAGCATATGAGCTTCGTCAAGGAACAAAACGCCCGGATTTATCTCAGCTTTTCCCTCTTCGCGCCATTCCAAGACTTTGTTATTGATTTGATCGCGAACTTCTTGCTTAATTTCGCCCGTGTCGCCCGAAAATAAGCGCGAGGAAGCCGTGTGTGCGGGAGTTTATGACGTCAATTTCGTGCAAAGTCACTGTATGAACGACTTCTTTGCGTTTTTGCAACTCCCCGTCGGGACATTGAACGAAACGGGTTTGTGCTCCGGTAGCGTCGTAATCACGAGCTCGC
It encodes:
- the LOC134832137 gene encoding threonine--tRNA ligase 1, cytoplasmic isoform X3, translated to MGKNNKAKMLKNKKEKAANEGKKEGNSAGGGNGGELNPWPAYIQERLTLWDTLKKQYDEELTLKPKVSINVTLPDGKIVEGKSWETTPFDVAKGISQGLADNTVIAKVNGELWDLDRPLEKDCTLQLLKFDDPEAQAVFWHSSAHVMGEAMERIYGGHLCYGPPIENGFYYDMYLEGESGISNSDYKKMEDVIKKIVKEKQPFERLEMKKADLLKMFDYNKFKVRILNEKVNTETTTVYRCGPLIDLCRGPHVRNTGKIKALKIFKNSSTYWEGKADAESLQRVYGISFPDAKQLKEWEKIQEEAAKRDHRKLGKEQELFFFHELSPGSCFFQPKGAHIYNTLVEFIRKEYRKRGFQEVVSPNIYNAKLWQTSGHWQHYAENMFSFEVEKEKYALKPMNCPGHCLIFDHRNRSWRELPLRMADFGVLHRNEYSGALTGLTRVRRFQQDDAHIFCTPDQIKQEINGCLDFLRSVYTKFGFTFKCVLSTRPEKFLGEIAVWDDAEKALSEALDNFGQEWKLNPGDGAFYGPKIDITIHDALKRAHQCATIQLDFQLPIRFDLGYVSDTGERKRPVIIHRAILGSVERMIAILTENYAGKWPFWLSPRQVMVVPVAPLYNEYAQNVTKRLFEAGFMAESDTDTGDTMNKKIRNAQLAQYNFILVVGEKEKTSETVNVRTRDNKVHGEVSVDELIQKLNKIRDDFVIGEDTF
- the LOC134832137 gene encoding threonine--tRNA ligase 1, cytoplasmic isoform X2, which produces MDIVANVAESVEKVQISGDKAKMLKNKKEKAANEGKKEGNSAGGGNGGELNPWPAYIQERLTLWDTLKKQYDEELTLKPKVSINVTLPDGKIVEGKSWETTPFDVAKGISQGLADNTVIAKVNGELWDLDRPLEKDCTLQLLKFDDPEAQAVFWHSSAHVMGEAMERIYGGHLCYGPPIENGFYYDMYLEGESGISNSDYKKMEDVIKKIVKEKQPFERLEMKKADLLKMFDYNKFKVRILNEKVNTETTTVYRCGPLIDLCRGPHVRNTGKIKALKIFKNSSTYWEGKADAESLQRVYGISFPDAKQLKEWEKIQEEAAKRDHRKLGKEQELFFFHELSPGSCFFQPKGAHIYNTLVEFIRKEYRKRGFQEVVSPNIYNAKLWQTSGHWQHYAENMFSFEVEKEKYALKPMNCPGHCLIFDHRNRSWRELPLRMADFGVLHRNEYSGALTGLTRVRRFQQDDAHIFCTPDQIKQEINGCLDFLRSVYTKFGFTFKCVLSTRPEKFLGEIAVWDDAEKALSEALDNFGQEWKLNPGDGAFYGPKIDITIHDALKRAHQCATIQLDFQLPIRFDLGYVSDTGERKRPVIIHRAILGSVERMIAILTENYAGKWPFWLSPRQVMVVPVAPLYNEYAQNVTKRLFEAGFMAESDTDTGDTMNKKIRNAQLAQYNFILVVGEKEKTSETVNVRTRDNKVHGEVSVDELIQKLNKIRDDFVIGEDTF
- the LOC134832137 gene encoding threonine--tRNA ligase 1, cytoplasmic isoform X1, whose amino-acid sequence is MRLLAVLRLANSSYSKSLRQFLCAATQTHHNNRVSAFASLAKMLKNKKEKAANEGKKEGNSAGGGNGGELNPWPAYIQERLTLWDTLKKQYDEELTLKPKVSINVTLPDGKIVEGKSWETTPFDVAKGISQGLADNTVIAKVNGELWDLDRPLEKDCTLQLLKFDDPEAQAVFWHSSAHVMGEAMERIYGGHLCYGPPIENGFYYDMYLEGESGISNSDYKKMEDVIKKIVKEKQPFERLEMKKADLLKMFDYNKFKVRILNEKVNTETTTVYRCGPLIDLCRGPHVRNTGKIKALKIFKNSSTYWEGKADAESLQRVYGISFPDAKQLKEWEKIQEEAAKRDHRKLGKEQELFFFHELSPGSCFFQPKGAHIYNTLVEFIRKEYRKRGFQEVVSPNIYNAKLWQTSGHWQHYAENMFSFEVEKEKYALKPMNCPGHCLIFDHRNRSWRELPLRMADFGVLHRNEYSGALTGLTRVRRFQQDDAHIFCTPDQIKQEINGCLDFLRSVYTKFGFTFKCVLSTRPEKFLGEIAVWDDAEKALSEALDNFGQEWKLNPGDGAFYGPKIDITIHDALKRAHQCATIQLDFQLPIRFDLGYVSDTGERKRPVIIHRAILGSVERMIAILTENYAGKWPFWLSPRQVMVVPVAPLYNEYAQNVTKRLFEAGFMAESDTDTGDTMNKKIRNAQLAQYNFILVVGEKEKTSETVNVRTRDNKVHGEVSVDELIQKLNKIRDDFVIGEDTF
- the LOC134832152 gene encoding large ribosomal subunit protein bL27m, encoding MSFRILEAVKSKLLQTNDTVLQTIRNASKKTAGSTRNRKSKTKGKHRGIKVWDGEYVSQGSILAMQFMQMRFHPGLNVGIGKNGNLFALEHGRVVMSCEKIDPNWDHTFIKHNYAGREGQTIYKKVFNIIPLPQHNRFKLVDEV
- the LOC134832149 gene encoding GILT-like protein 1 gives rise to the protein MSKKLIRVLIIAFILVIFWLIFQYMQEKQFEEEQLDFKPAGAPVVVTVFYEVLCPDSKNFVVKQLSTAYKKLPHLVDIAYVPYGKAITRVTKDGSLEFDCQHGPIECEGNIVHACTVDVIADPTMRINLVACMIADNMLPKDSFHRCAKEFGVHETESTKIIACSESPHGKELLKVYGEQTAALRPKISFIPTVLLDGSQRSQAAILKNLKQEICEVLTNRGTPPEVCT
- the LOC134832143 gene encoding LOW QUALITY PROTEIN: ruvB-like helicase 2 (The sequence of the model RefSeq protein was modified relative to this genomic sequence to represent the inferred CDS: deleted 1 base in 1 codon) encodes the protein MVENLDKLEIRDITRIERIGAHSHIRGLGLDDVLEARAVSQGMVGQKDARRAAGIVVQMVREGKIAGRCVLLAGEPSTGKTAIAVAMAQALGTETPFTSMSGSEIYSLEMSKTEALSQALRKSIGIRIKEETEVIEGEVVEIQIDRPATGTGQKIGKVTLKTTEMETSYDLGNKIIECFMKEKVQAGDVITIDKASGKVSKLGRSFTRARDYDATGAQTRFVQCPDGELQKRKEVVHTVTLHEIDVINSRTHGFLALFSGDTGEIKQEVRDQINNKVLEWREEGKAEINPGVLFLDEAHMLDIECFSYLNRALESDMAPVVIMATNRGITRIRGTNYRSPHGIPIDLLDRMIIIRTVPYTEKEVKEILKIRCEEEDCQMHENALTILTKIGIETSLRYAIQLITTSNLVAKRRKATEVLMEDVKKVFNLFLDENRSSNIMKEHQDAYLFNEINDSIPKGEQMDVN